Proteins encoded by one window of Agelaius phoeniceus isolate bAgePho1 chromosome 5, bAgePho1.hap1, whole genome shotgun sequence:
- the NINJ2 gene encoding ninjurin-2, producing the protein MASDRDSANPHGMNPHLRVNGPMNINHYATKKSVAESMLDVALFMANVTQLKAVLEQGTSFQYYATLIVLISISLFFQVLIGILLIITARLNLNDIAKQPRLNILNNAATALIFITVILNIFITAFGVQKTGLYPSRNFGPY; encoded by the exons GGCATGAATCCTCACCTCCGGGTCAACGGGCCCATGAACATCAACCACTACGCCACCAAGAAGAGCGTGGCGGAGAGCATGCTGGACGTGGCACTCTTCATGGCCAATGTCACCCAGCTCaaagctgtgctggagcagggcacatCCTTCCAGTACTACGCCACCCTCATCGTGCTCATCAGCATCTCCCTCTTCTTCCAGGTGCTGATTGGGATTCTCCTGATCATCACTG CTCGTTTGAACCTGAATGATATTGCAAAGCAACCCCGCCTGAACATACTCAACAACGCTGCCACAGCTCTCATCTTCATCACAGTCATCCTCAACATCTTCATCACAGCCTTTGGGGTGCAGAAGACTGGCCTCTACCCTAGCAGGAATTTTGGCCCTTATTAA
- the B4GALNT3 gene encoding beta-1,4-N-acetylgalactosaminyltransferase 3, which translates to MRGRLLARLRRRRQLRLLLALGALALGLWAAYLELVAVAGGGAAPEHRYESWRELAKVLSDPSAPGGDTSLQLDYPQKLGHQVQELQIGGRNKSNFAAVGSPVPWMPEFQGQANLHVFEDWCGSSIEQLRRNLHFPLFPHTRTMLKKLAVSPKWTNYGLRIFGYLHPFTDGEFQFAIAADDNAEFWLSPDEKPSGVQLLASVGKTGKEWTAPGEFGKFHSQKSNLVRLSAEGRYYFEVLHKQDDRGTDHVEVAWRLNDPEAKFKVIDSQYLSLFANETLLKMDEVGHIPQTLATGRSWAAGSAGSRVHPADMLKPDPRDTLYEVPLLSKSRVHRALPDCPYKPSYLVNGFPLQRYQGLQFVHLSFVYPNDYSRLSHMEKDNKCFYQENPYYLERFGFYKYMKMDRPEKSLDSGEKTEQPGSQEGNLDDLQYEEQDVESTSAPEHAGTGRAGPAGKVPSSMLGSDNIHQDYSLRERRRLLSVTGDHAGEEIQRRRRTKRSRIKLAMLASTNQSLSLTGLEGNPVTKRPRVKAGVKDNSRSPPQHARAIQGRVPVRRTIPPSRTVSQRQQSLGDPRDSGVTIPSRVGPRGYLSTTKDRLQAAGTVPAGKGMPVSGKAGRQAVSAASPSQQPGLPQWLSQVQSYIAEQKAASDGDVGEGEAQVASPLKGRSGGAAEEEEVDGEPAEEDEEDFDYVPVFDQAVNWEQTFSMNNLDFHMLRTDWIDLKCNTSGNLLLREREALEVTRVFLRKLNQRSKGRFQLQRIVNVEKRQDRMRGSRYLLELELLEQGRRRVRLSEYVFAQGWQGSSSHEEDERRMRNLVWGRRRRLMAAANEPELCWPQGFSWNHQAVVHFVVPVKNQARWVLQFISDMEELFRVTKDPHFSVIITDYSSDDMDVEKALKRSTLHSYRYLKLTGNFERSAGLQAGIDLITDPHSIVFLCDLHIHFPAGVIDSIRKHCVEGKMAFAPMVMRLHCGMSPQWPDGYWEVNGFGLLGIYKSDLDKIGGMNTKEFRDRWGGEDWELLDRILQAGLEVERLSLRNFFHWFHSKRGMWNRRQLKTV; encoded by the exons GATATGAAAGCTGGAGGGAGCTCGCTAAGGTTCTGTCAGACCCCAGTGCCCCAGGTGGGGACACAAGCCTTCAGCTGGACTATCCACAGAAGCTGGGACACCAG GTCCAAGAGCTGCAAATAGGTGGGAGGAATAAATCAAATTTCGCAGCTGTtggcagccctgtcccatgGATGCCAGAG TTCCAGGGCCAGGCCAACCTGCATGTGTTTGAGGACTGGTGTGGCAGCTCCATCGAGCAGCTCAGGAGAAACCTTCACTTCCCTCTCTTCCCTCAC ACAAGAACTATGCTGAAGAAGTTGGCCGTGTCCCCAAAATGGACCAACTATGGTCTCCGGATATTTGGTTACCTGCATCCTTTCACCGATG GGGAGTTTCAGTTTGCCATTGCTGCAGATGACAATGCTGAGTTCTGGCTGAGTCCAGATGAAAAGCCCTCTGGTGtccagctgctggccagtgTAGGCAAG ACGGGGAAGGAGTGGACTGCACCAGGAGAGTTTGGGAAATTTCACAGCCAGAAGTCAAACCTGGTGAG GTTGTCAGCAGAGGGCAGGTACTACTTTGAGGTGCTGCACAAGCAGGATGACAGAGGAACAGACCATGTGGAAGTAGCA TGGAGACTGAATGATCCAGAAGCAAAGTTCAAAGTCATTGACTCCCAGTATCTCTCCCTTTTTGCTA ATGAGACGCTTCTGAAGATGGATGAGGTTGGGCACATCCCGCAGACGCTGGccactggcaggagctgggctgctggcagcGCTGGCAGCAGGGTTCACCCAGCTGACATGTTGAAGCCTGACCCCCGGGACACTCTTTATGAAG TGCCTCTGCTCAGCAAGTCCCGCGTGCACCGGGCCCTGCCGGACTGCCCCTACAAGCCCAGCTACCTGGTGAATGGATTTCCTCTGCAGCGCTACCAGGGGCTCCAGTTT GTTCATCTATCCTTTGTTTACCCAAATGATTACAGCCGCCTGAGCCACATGGAGAAAGACAACAAATGCTTCTACCAGGAAAACCCTTACTATTTGGAAAG ATTTGGATTTTACAAGTACATGAAAATGGATCGACCAGAGAAGAGCCTGGACTCTGGAGAAAAGACAGAGCAGCCAG GCTCCCAGGAGGGGAACCTGGATGACCTGCAGTACGAGGAGCAGGACGTGGAGAGCACCAGTGCCCCTGAGCatgctggcacagggagggcagggcctgcaggcaAGGTCCCCAGCAGCATGCTGGGCAGTGACAACATCCACCAGGACTATTCCCTCCGGGAGCGCCGCCGGCTCCTCTCGGTCACGGGGGACCATGCAGGAGAGGAGatacagaggaggaggaggacaaaaaGATCTCGTATCAAATTAGCCATGCTGGCCTCTACCAACCAAAGCCTCAGCCTGACTGGCCTAGAGGGAAACCCAGTAACGAAGAGACCCCGTGTGAAAGCTGGCGTCAAAGACAACTCCAGGAGCCCTCCGCAACATGCCAGGGCCATCCAGGGGAGAGTGCCTGTCAGAAGGACAATCCCTCCTTCTAGGACTGTGTCTCAAAGGCAGCAGTCTCTTGGCGACCCCAGGGACTCAGGGGTCACAATTCCCAGCAGGGTAGGACCTCGAGGATATCTCAGCACCACAAaggacaggctgcaggcagcaggcacCGTGCCAGCTGGGAAAGGAATGCCAGTGTCTGGCAAAGCTGGGAGACAGGCAGtgagtgctgccagccccagccagcagcccgGGCTGCCACAGtggctgagccaggtgcagtcCTACATTGCTGAGCAGAAGGCAGCCAGCGATGGGGATGTGGGTGAAGGAGAGGCACAGGTGGCATCTCCTTTGAAAGGCAggtctggaggagcagcagaggaggaagaggtggatggggagccagcagaggaagatgaggaggatTTTGATTACGTACCAGTGTTTGACCAGGCAGTCAACTGGGAGCAGACCTTCAGCATGAACAACCTGGACTTCCATATGCTGCGCACGGACTGGATTGACCTGAAGTGCAACACCTCAGGAAATTTGCTGCTAAGAGAAAGGGAGGCCCTGGAAGTTACACGTGTCTTCCTGAGGAAGCTAAACCAGAGGAGTAAAGG GCGCTTCCAGCTGCAGCGCATCGTGAACGTGGAGAAGCGGCAGGACCGCATGCGCGGCAGCCGCtacctgctggagctggagctgctggagcagggccgGCGCCGCGTCCGCCTCTCCGAGTACGTCTttgcccagggctggcagggcagcagcagccacgaGGAGGACGAGAGGAGGATGAGGAACCTGGTGTGGGGCCGCCGGCGGCGCCTGATGGCCGCGGCGAAcgagccagagctgtgctggccccaggggtTTTCCTGGAACCACCAGGCTGTGGTTCACTTCGTGGTGCCAG TGAAGAACCAGGCACGCTGGGTGCTGCAGTTCATCTCTGACATGGAAGAGCTGTTCCGAGTCACCAAGGATCCCCACTTCAGCGTCATCATCACCGACTACAGCAGCGATGACATGGATGTAGAGAAGGCTCTGAAAAGGTCTACCTTGCACAG CTATCGGTACCTGAAGCTGACAGGGAATTTTGAGCgttctgctgggctgcaggcGGGGATAGACCTCATAACG GACCCACACAGCATTGTCTTCCTGTGTGACCTCCACATCCACTTCCCAGCTGGAGTCATCGATTCCATCAGGAAGCACTGCGTGGAAGGCAAGATGGCCTTTGCACCCATGGTCATGAGGCTGCACTGCGGGATGTCCCCACAGTGGCCTGATG GCTACTGGGAGGTGAATGGGTTTGGTCTCCTGGGCATATACAAGTCTGACCTGGACAAAATTGGAGGCATGAACACAAAAGAGTTTCGGGACCGCTGGGGAGGAGAGGACTGGGAGCTCCTCGACAG GATCttgcaggctgggctggaagtGGAGCGTCTCTCCCTGAGGAACTTCTTCCACTGGTTTCACTCCAAGCGGGGCATGTGGAACCGGCGCCAGCTGAAGACAGTGTAG